The sequence AGTCTATTTGTTTCTAGCAATGGAAGGTTTCCGTAAATATCTGCTATTTTCATAGAGTTTTCATCCTTTCTTACGCAATATAATTAACAAAAAATATAACGGTAATCATGGCTGTCGTCAAGCTGTTTTTAATTGCATTCAGCTTTATAAACGTATATGGTAGAACTAATTAAAAAATGGAGGAGGCGTGGCATGACTGGTTATGGTCAGCTTTATGAAGTGAATGGAAGATACGTGCTAGCGTTTCAGCGAGAGTTGTCATGCTCAGCAGAGAAAGCATTTGAAGTGATGACGACTCCGGCTTACTTTACAAAATGGTATCCTTTTGCTACTGGAGAAATGGAATTGGCTGTTGGAGGTAAGTTGTATTTTGATGATGGGGAAGGATCGCAATACGAAGGTGAGGTTCTGGAATACGAGCGTCCTCACACGTTTGTTTTTCAGGAAGTAGATGATCTGGTCGAAATGAAAGTAACACCAGAAAAGACTGGCAGTCAATTTACCTTCAAGCACACGTTTGATGACAAAAAGT is a genomic window of Gracilibacillus salinarum containing:
- a CDS encoding SRPBCC domain-containing protein, with protein sequence MTGYGQLYEVNGRYVLAFQRELSCSAEKAFEVMTTPAYFTKWYPFATGEMELAVGGKLYFDDGEGSQYEGEVLEYERPHTFVFQEVDDLVEMKVTPEKTGSQFTFKHTFDDKKLAQFIAAGWHRCLDAFGQMAEGKEVDWPDNAEELRAYYQKAFK